The window CACGTCGCTCATCAAGCGCATGACTAGGAATGTGCTTCACGATTACATGCGTCATCCTCAGCCATAGCTACGCTTGACATTGCACAGTGACATAGACTGTGAATGTGAATTGTTTAatgcctttctttccttttaattgttttaatgcTTTCAAAATAAGGACAAAATGGATTAAgctaccacatacacacagtcaattTACTTCTTACATGCAAGTAAATTAGAGAATAGACTTAATCCCAACTACCAGTGATCATTTCccagtgtgtctcaaagactcACCCCCTCCTGAGATGAATCTGAATGCTCTCGTAGGCTGCACTAAACATGCGGtagtcctctttctctccaaaaaGGATGTAGGACTTGAGCAGGTACTCGTAGAAGGAGTCCATCCCTGCACCCAGGCCACTCTGCTTGCTCACCCACTGGCCTGTCTGGATGTTCACCACATTACCTTAGGGAGGAGGGGGCATATGAACAGGCAGGTGAGTGACACGTAGAACAGTGAACAAATAGATATGGGAAAAGAACATACTGGATGCATAGACACAACCAAAGCACCTTGAATGAGTGAGTCGATGGGTGAAGAAGCAACTGTTGAAGTAAACATGCTCTATCTAAGCAGTGGTGAGTGGCTTCAAAATGACACATAAGATAGCTTCTGATCAAATGTCCACCAGTACTGAATGAAATGTCAtaccattaaaaacaaaaaacattaatattgtttttgttgtgtgctgCACTCAAACAGGTCTGTGGATAATGTTATAATAATATCAAATAACATTTTCACACGCAGAAGGAGACTCAAGTGTGGTGTGAGAGCTCAACACCACAGTTTCACTTCTCTTTACAGTATTACCGCAGGGAAGCATCTCAGAGAGTTAACTTTGTATGTGAACGAGCCAAAAACAGATCGCTTCCTTACCCAACAGGCCAGTTTCATTGCTCCTCAGGCTCCAGAGCGCACGCACAGCCCGCCTGGCCACCCACTCGAAGGTGGAGTCTCCGATCAGGCGGCTGAGGATGCCAAACTCCACCAGCAGAGACCCCGCTCCTGCAGTGCACGTCTCGTTCACACTGTCGGGGGGAACGCCCTTCATCAGGTTCACCTGCAGCCACAATGCCATAAACCCCACCATTGAATCAATCGAGCCACCACACCTATCAGCCTTCTTGACATACAGGACATTTTGGACAAACATCCTTGTTTAGCTTTGGGAACAGAGTACTTCTATGGATATAAACATAAACTTTGGAACATCGGAACATCTTTAtcatgttgaacacacacacacaataaagacacaaacagaaatccAATGTAGAAATAAGCTGATCACGGTTGGTACAAATTGTATAGAAAGAGCTCTGTGCTGCGGGTGCGTACCCTGGGATAGGGGATGCCTGTGTCAGTGTTCTCGAAGGCTGGAAGCAGTCGGACAGCCAGATCATGGGCCATATGCAGGAGCTCGTTATCATAGTCCTCCAGGCTCACGTCTCCAAAGGGGTGGTGTGGGTCTGTCAGGAGAATGTGAGCTGAGATCAGACTCCCAAGAATCCTACAGAGAGGGGCAGAAGGTAGAATGAGACACGAGGTCATGAGAATAGCCGGGGGAATTATCCTAATGTTAATTACTGTACAGCTAAACAAACAGGGATGAATGCTTGTTGCACATCACTGGTCTCTGAAGTCCTTGGTCATCTGATATTGGAAAATGGAATTTGCTTTCAGAGTGGAACCAAAGTGGTTTACAGATGAATTCCTTCTTCTAACATGCAGTGAACCTAAACCATTATGGCCAGCAAAATGTCATTTAAATAAAGCCTACACCAATGTCTGCAGTAATTCACCTGAATATTGCAGGAGAAAAAGAATCAAGCTTGAAGATAAAGCTACAGATTAGATGAGAAATAATGTTCAACCTTATGTTGGCCTCAAACACTTGCACAGTTGAGTCTTTGTCGAAGGACACAGTGTCAATCACCAGTTTGACAGCTTTGTGGAACTCGGACACATTTCCAAGAATCTAGGAGGAAAGGTATGGCTGAATGTCCTTGTTGGCATTATGTTCATCATTTCCTGCATTACACCTATGTGGAAGAACTTGACATGGCATCACCCTGATCTGCTTCTGCTGATACATGTACAACAATTCAAAGACAAAACAGGCTATCAGGTGTCCCGTGCGTTTACCTCCCAGTTATAGTTCCAGTAGTTACTTTTGGTTTGCCAAAATATAACCTTATGTTAGAAAATGGATTTGCCTTCAACATGCCACATATCTCTGTACTGTCAGAGGGGAAAGACCAGTTCCAGTTTGCTCTAGACTATATTGAACGGATTGGTCTGCACTGGGTGTTGCTTGTCCACAACAATACTACAATAATAAGAAAACAATCACTTACCAGCAATGTATCCAGTGTATCAATAAGGGTTAAAGAGTAGTTGCCCAGAACATCGTTGATATTGATGTTGGACCttcaaaaaacagacacattctgtGCTCATTTGATGGAAATGTGATAACTATGGTTATGTGCCATACAGGGAATGTAATGTCTTAAGCAGTTTACGATATGACTAGAAAATGTGTTTGAGGCATTTTA of the Clupea harengus unplaced genomic scaffold, Ch_v2.0.2, whole genome shotgun sequence genome contains:
- the LOC122132037 gene encoding ER degradation-enhancing alpha-mannosidase-like protein 1 — its product is MQWRSIVLGLLFLRLALSCVLWLAFGLGPSWGFNFPINFNFNLHKIELLKDGDAASPRTNTWSQKTYGSHNDPGKTCSKVGENSPKKSYLSFFEDGRDEYDRKYSSFPDTLKTEMRLLAKDMFYFGYDNYMKYAFPEDELNPIDCQGRGPDVLNPSNININDVLGNYSLTLIDTLDTLLILGNVSEFHKAVKLVIDTVSFDKDSTVQVFEANIRILGSLISAHILLTDPHHPFGDVSLEDYDNELLHMAHDLAVRLLPAFENTDTGIPYPRVNLMKGVPPDSVNETCTAGAGSLLVEFGILSRLIGDSTFEWVARRAVRALWSLRSNETGLLGNVVNIQTGQWVSKQSGLGAGMDSFYEYLLKSYILFGEKEDYRMFSAAYESIQIHLRRGREACNEGEGDPPLYVNVNMFSGQIMNTWIDSLQAFFPGLQ